CTAAAGCTGCTCTCTTTATACCTTTTATCCTTTTGACAATAAATATTCCTCCACTTAATAATGCTCCCGTACTTCCTGCTGAAACAAAACCATCTCCTAGACCATCTCTTAGCATTTCCAACCCTATTACCATAGAAGAATTCTTTTTTCTTCTAATAGCTTTTGTTGGTTCATCTTCATTAGTTATTTCTTCTGTAGCATTTACTATTTCAATTTTATCCTTAGGATAATCATATTTTATAATTTCTCTTTTAAGGGTTTCTTCGTTACCAATAAGAGTTATATTAACTCCAAGCTCTTCTATGGCCAAAATACTTCCTTTAACTACTTCACCTGGTCCTTTGTCTCCCCCTAAAGTATCTACTATTATCTTCATAGTTCCCCTCCCTATGATATATTAAACCCTGATATTAAATATATATTACCTTTTAAAAAAAATCAACAATATAATTAAAATAAAAAAGATAGTGAAACTCACTATCTTTTGTCTATTACTCTACTTCTATTACTTCCCTGTTTTTATAATAACCACATGATCTACATACTCTATGAGGTTCTTTAGGTTCATGACATTGTGGACATTCCACTATTGTTGCTTTTGATAATCTATAAGATGATGCCCTTCTCATATTCTTTTTAGATTTTGAAGTTTTTCGCTTTGGCACTGCCATTTAAAACACCTCCTTGATAATTATAAAAGTTCTTTCAATTTTGCTAATCTAGGATCTATATCATCTATTTCGCAATCACATTTTCCCTCATTTAAATTTTTCCCGCATTTTTGACAAATACCCTTA
The genomic region above belongs to Tissierellales bacterium and contains:
- the rpmF gene encoding 50S ribosomal protein L32; amino-acid sequence: MAVPKRKTSKSKKNMRRASSYRLSKATIVECPQCHEPKEPHRVCRSCGYYKNREVIEVE